GCGACTTCACCCGCGCGCTCGCCCTCGCCGACCGCGTACCGAACACTCCCGGCAACCCCGACGACCCCGACGACCCCGGAGACCCCGGCGAGGAGCGCTCGACCGAACGCGCCCGGCTCGCGCTGGTCCGCGCGAACACCCACTTCTGGGCCGGCGCCTTTCCCACCGCGCACCGCCTGCTGCTCGAGGGCGCCACCGCCGCGGCCTCACGCGACCAGCAGCTGGCCGCCTGGCTGTCGATGCAGGCGATGTACGTCGCCTGGTTCACCGGGGACCGCGACCTGAGCCGGGCGACGGCGGACCGGCTGCGCGACGTACGCCTGCCCGCCGGCCACCCGCACCGGGCAATCCTTCCGCTGATGGCCCTGCTGGGAAGGTTGGCGAGCGGAGCACCCGGCCCCGGGGACAGCGAGGCCCGCGACGACGGCGACCGGCCGTCGATCGTCGCCGAGGCGCTCGGCCAGGTCGGCACCGGCGACCCCCGCACCACGGTGATGATCGGCGGCTCGGCCTGGATCACCGCGCAGGACGACCTGGCGTACGACGTGTTCGCCTCCTCCGTCGACCGGATTCGCGCCGACGGCCGGATCGGCTGGCTCGCGGGCGCCCTCGGCTCGCTCGGCGAGGCCGAACTCTTCCTCGGCCGGCACCGCGACGCCGCCGCCCGGCTGGACGAGGCGATGCGGATCGGCGCCGACACCGGCCAGGCACACGCGGTGAGCCACTTCGGCGGCGTCCGCGCCTACCTCGCCGCCGTGCGCGGCGACGAGCCGCACCTGCGCGAACTCGTCGGCGCGGTGCGGGCCGCGACCGCCGGCGACTCCTCACCCGGCCCGTCGTGGACCCAGTGGGCGCTGGCGACGTACGACCTCGCGACCGGCCGCACCGAGGCGAGCCTGAACCGGCTCGAGGCGCTCGCACGCGGACCGGCCCGGCACCAGATCCCCGCGACCCGCTGCGCACCCGACCAGGTGGAGGCAGCGGTCCGCCTCGGCGCACCCGACCGGGCCGCCGAATCCCTTGCCCGGTTGACCGAATGGGCCTCGTGGGTACGCCAACCCTGGGTTGACGCGCTCGTCCGCCGGTGCCGGGCGCTGGTGGCACCCGAGGAGGAGGCGGAGGGGCACTTCGTCGCGGCGCTCGGGCTGCACGAGGCGTCGGCGAAGCCGTGGGAGGCCGCGCACACCAGGCTGCTGTACGGCGAGTGGCTGCGCCGGGCCCACCGCCCGACCGACGCGCGTACCCAGCTCGCTGCCGCGCTCACCGCGTTCGAGCAACTCGCCGCTGCCCCCTGGGCGGACCGCGCCAGGGCAGAGTTGCGCGCGTCCGGATCGCCGACCGTGGATCAGGCCCCGGACCCGCTGGCGTCCCTCACCCCGCAGGAGCTGCAGATCGTCCGGCTGGCCGCCGAGGGGAGTTCCAACCGGGACATCGCGGCCCGGCTGTTCCTGAGTCCGCGTACCGTCGGATACCACCTCTACAAGGCGTATCCGAAGCTCGGCGTCACCTCGCGCACCCAACTCGGCGCGATCGTCCGCGCGGGTTCCTGAGGGGCCTCGGTCAGCCCCGCCAGCCCGCCAGCTCCGTCAGCCCCGCAGACGCGCGGCACCCGCCTGGGCGTCGGCCACCAGCGCGCGCCGGAACATCACCCACAGCGCCAGTCCCACGACGGCGACCCCGGCCACCAGGTCGGCGACGATGAGCGTGTTCTGCAGACCGTCGAACGCCGAGGGCGGCGCGTCGGTGTAGTGGACCGCGCTGACCAGGCCGCTGACGGAGTAGACCGCGAACGCGCCGACCGCCCGCCACCAGTTCCCCGCGCGATAGGCGAGCAGGCCGACCAGCCCCACCGCGGTGAGCACCACCCATGCCAGGGGGACCGACCACGGCGCGTTGGCGACGGGGCTGTCGGGGTTGAGCGCGTACCGGTCGAAGCGCACGGTGTTGTCGGCGTAGTGGACGACAGAGACCACGAAGGAGACCGCCAGGATCGCCGGCACCCAGCGGGTCGCACCGGAGGACCCGGCACGGGCCGAACCCGCCTCCGGACGAAGGTCTGCGCTCGAACTCTCCCGACCGGCCTGCGACATCGACGGGTCACTCCTCCCCGAGCAGCCCCGGAAGGTCGCGCATGTCGTCGAACAACGTGGTGCCGGGGCCTGCGAGCCGTTCGGCGGGGATGATGCCACCGCCGACGTAACCGTACGCCGTCATTCCGGCCGCGCGCGCGGCCAGTACGCCGTACTCGCTGTCCTCGATCACCGCGCACTCACCCGGGTCGACGCCGAGGGTGCGCGCCGCGTGCAGGAACAGGTCCGGCGCGGGCTTGCCGTGCGCGACCTCGGTGGCGCTGAAGATGCGGCCCTCGAAGCGTTCGTACAACCCGGTGAGGCCCAGCGTGAACCGCATCTTCTCGTGGCTGCCGCTGGAGGCGACACAGGTCAGGCCGGCGATCCGGTCGAGCGCGGCCGCGATCCCCTCCACGGGGCGGAGCTCGGCGGCCAGCACCTCGCGGTATCGGGAGGTGAACCTGGCGTCGACGTCCTCGGGCACCGGCCCGCCGAGGTGTGCGGCCAGCTCGCCCATCATGTAGTCGGTGGTCCGGCCGACGAACCGCCGCGCGATCTCCTCGCTGGACAGCGGCCAGCCGAGTTCGGCGAAGAGTTCGGTGTCGACCCGGAGGGCGAGGGGCTCACTGTCGACGAGCACGCCGTCGCAGTCGAAGATCACCAGCTTGTACGTCGAGGCCACGCCGAGCACCCTAGGCCATGCCCGGTCCGGCCCCGGTCCCCCGCCGACCCACGCCGGCCGACGCTGTCCCCCGCCGACCCGTGCGGTCCTACGCCGACTCCCCGACGCCCGTCTCACGGGCCCGCCGGGCCGCACCCTCGCGGCCGGCCTCCAGGTGCCGGGCGAGGGTGGCGCTGATCGTGCCGAGCTCGGCCACCTGGTCGTCGCTGAGCTGGTCGAACAGATGCCGGCGTACACCCTCCACGTGCCCGGGGGCGGCGGCCTCGAGCGCGGCGAAGCCGTCGTCGGTCAGGGCCGCGAAGTGCCCGCGCCGGTCGGTGGCGCAGGCGCGGCGGCGTACCCAGCCGCGTTCCTCCAGCCGGGCGACGGCGTGGGAGAGCCGGCTGCGGGACGAGCCGAGCTGGTCGGCCAGCTCGCTCATCCGCATCTCCCGGCCGGGGTGCTCCGACAACCGGACGAGGATCTCGTAGTAGGCGTGCGGGATGCCCGCCTCCGCCTGCAGCTCCTGGTCGAGGCGTTCGAAGAACAGCCGGGTCGCCGCGAGGAAGTCCCGCCAGACCCGCTGCTGACCGTCGTCGAGCCACCTGGTTTCCGCCACGGGCCCCATCGTACCCCGAACTGGTTGAACGCTTGATGATTCTCTGTTAGCCTGCAGATAGTCAAGCGCTCAACTACCTGCTCGACCACCTGTCCGATCACATCCGCTCGATCAAGTCCGCTCGATCAACCGACTCGCTCCAGGGAGGACGGTCGCCATGCCGATCACCCGCCTCAACCACGCCGTGCTGTACGTACGGGACGTCGACCGCAGCGTGGCCTTCTACTCCGACGTGCTCGGCTTCCGGCGGGTCGACATGACCCCGGAGGGCTTCACCGGCGCGGCGTTCCTGCAGGCCGCGGGCTCGGCCAACGACCACGACCTCGGCCTGTTCGAGATCGGCGCGCAGGCCGGCGCCTCCCAGGCCGGCCGCGTCACCGTCGGGCTCTACCACCTCGCGTGGGAGGTCGACACGCTCGCCGAGCTCGATGCCGTACGCGCCCGGCTGGTCGCCGCCGGCGCGCTGGTCGGCGCCAGCGACCACAGCACCAGCAAGAGCCTGTACGGCCGCGACCCGGACGGCATCGAGTTCGAGGTGGCGTGGTTCGTCCCGGCCGGCCTGCTCGACGAGGCCACCCTCGCCGGCCGCAAGGACGGCGTCCGCCCGCTCGACCTGGAGCAGGAGCTGCGGCGGTACGGCGCGACCACGCCCGGCGCGAGCTCCGCGACCGACCCGGCGTGAACCCCGCCCAAGCCGTGGCGTGAACCCGGCCGCGGACGTACGTCCTCGGTCGGGGCCGGCGCACCCGCGTAACCCGGCCCGGGTTCAGCGGCGGGAGTGGCGCGGCAGGACGAGGACGACCGCGACGGCGAGGATCGCCGGGGCCGTCACCACCAGCCAGGCGGCCGGCGGGAGCGGGAGCACGACGACGACGGACAGCACGACCGCGCCGGCGAGCCCGGCGGCGAGCAACGGTGCGACTGTCCGCACCCAGCCGG
This Actinopolymorpha cephalotaxi DNA region includes the following protein-coding sequences:
- a CDS encoding helix-turn-helix transcriptional regulator; the encoded protein is MLYGRAEEQERLAGLVEGARTGRSGVLVLRGEPGIGKTALLDDVADRARAAGLRVLRGAGIEAEATLPYAGLHLLLHPALDRLGALAPPQAGALSAAFGLSSAPAGGDRFLVGLGVLSLLSEVAEDGGAVCLVDDAHWLDRASADALSFAARRLDAEGVALVVAARNAADAFPSTGLAELHLAGLDAGAATALLDSHPVKERLTAQVRVRVLTEAHGNPLALAELPAAFAAAPSGEAARPGALPLTERLRVAFDGQVRRLPPRTQLALLVAAAEDAGHLDVVLRAAGELGAGLTDLADAEDAGLVVAGAGTIRFRHQLVRAAVYEGAPLGLRLKAHRALAAAFADPADRDRRAWHLALASTGPDDHVAAELEATATRAAERGGDAAAATAYERAARSSTTARDRARRLLLAAEAAAQSGDFTRALALADRVPNTPGNPDDPDDPGDPGEERSTERARLALVRANTHFWAGAFPTAHRLLLEGATAAASRDQQLAAWLSMQAMYVAWFTGDRDLSRATADRLRDVRLPAGHPHRAILPLMALLGRLASGAPGPGDSEARDDGDRPSIVAEALGQVGTGDPRTTVMIGGSAWITAQDDLAYDVFASSVDRIRADGRIGWLAGALGSLGEAELFLGRHRDAAARLDEAMRIGADTGQAHAVSHFGGVRAYLAAVRGDEPHLRELVGAVRAATAGDSSPGPSWTQWALATYDLATGRTEASLNRLEALARGPARHQIPATRCAPDQVEAAVRLGAPDRAAESLARLTEWASWVRQPWVDALVRRCRALVAPEEEAEGHFVAALGLHEASAKPWEAAHTRLLYGEWLRRAHRPTDARTQLAAALTAFEQLAAAPWADRARAELRASGSPTVDQAPDPLASLTPQELQIVRLAAEGSSNRDIAARLFLSPRTVGYHLYKAYPKLGVTSRTQLGAIVRAGS
- a CDS encoding HAD family hydrolase; the encoded protein is MASTYKLVIFDCDGVLVDSEPLALRVDTELFAELGWPLSSEEIARRFVGRTTDYMMGELAAHLGGPVPEDVDARFTSRYREVLAAELRPVEGIAAALDRIAGLTCVASSGSHEKMRFTLGLTGLYERFEGRIFSATEVAHGKPAPDLFLHAARTLGVDPGECAVIEDSEYGVLAARAAGMTAYGYVGGGIIPAERLAGPGTTLFDDMRDLPGLLGEE
- a CDS encoding MarR family winged helix-turn-helix transcriptional regulator — protein: MAETRWLDDGQQRVWRDFLAATRLFFERLDQELQAEAGIPHAYYEILVRLSEHPGREMRMSELADQLGSSRSRLSHAVARLEERGWVRRRACATDRRGHFAALTDDGFAALEAAAPGHVEGVRRHLFDQLSDDQVAELGTISATLARHLEAGREGAARRARETGVGESA
- a CDS encoding VOC family protein; translation: MPITRLNHAVLYVRDVDRSVAFYSDVLGFRRVDMTPEGFTGAAFLQAAGSANDHDLGLFEIGAQAGASQAGRVTVGLYHLAWEVDTLAELDAVRARLVAAGALVGASDHSTSKSLYGRDPDGIEFEVAWFVPAGLLDEATLAGRKDGVRPLDLEQELRRYGATTPGASSATDPA